From the Anopheles cruzii unplaced genomic scaffold, idAnoCruzAS_RS32_06 scaffold02512_ctg1, whole genome shotgun sequence genome, the window ACACCCTAAATACATACGTCCGAATACGTACAGCGCGAAGACACGAGTCCATAGTCCATCTCGAGGAACCGATAGAAGAAAGCTTTGTTCTGGCTCGAAACTGATGTAAGAGCCTGCTGGATGATGTCTGGGTCCGAGAGGCACAGGATCGTCTTCGGTCCGAGCCTAAGGCGGAACATTTTGTCGTACTTCCGGTACAGCTCACACACCACACTGAACGTACGCTCCTCGGAGCCCATGAACAGATGCGAACAGCCGATGAGCGGATAGCTTCTGGGTCCACCAATATCCTTCACGGAGCTGCGGGTCACTCGGGCCCAGCACCAGAAGAGCGCCACTAGCAAAACGATTGCTGGTATGAAG encodes:
- the LOC128276804 gene encoding cytochrome P450 4d10-like — translated: MFFIPAIVLLVALFWCWARVTRSSVKDIGGPRSYPLIGCSHLFMGSEERTFSVVCELYRKYDKMFRLRLGPKTILCLSDPDIIQQALTSVSSQNKAFFYRFLEMDYGLVSSRCTYSD